The marine bacterium B5-7 nucleotide sequence CAATTGCCGGAAGGATCGCGTCATGATCCCTGTGTTGCGATTCGCGCTGTGCCAGTGGTGAAAGCCATGTGTCAGCTAGTGTTGGCGGATGCGGTGTTGATGGGGCGTGTGGCAAGGATGGAGACGAATGATGAGTGATTTGCATCCTATCTATTACGAATCACCGTACAGTAAGATCCTTAGAGAGTCTACACTATTAAAATCGGTTAGGTTTAGTGCTGGGAATGTAGTTATCGTAACAGATGAAAGTGTCTCTGAACTATATGGCCACGAGCTTTACGCTTACTTCGCAATCAAAACGATTCCTACAAAGATTATTCTTATTCCAGATGGAGAACAGTCAAAGTCGCGATCGTGCAAACAATACATTGAAGACAAAATGCTAGAGCAGCATTGTGGACGCGATACTGTGATGATCGCTCTGGGCGGAGGTGTTGTCACTGATTTAGCTGGTTTTGTTGCCGCAACGTATTGCCGAGGTATTCCCGTCATTTATATTCCTACAACGGTGATTGGCATGGTGGATGCATCGATCGGCGGTAAAACAGGTATTAACACACCGTCTGGTAAAAATCTATTGGGTACATTTACTTTGCCAAAGGCTGTGTTCATTGATCCAAAATATTTAGAAACACTCCCAGAAAGAGAATATCTCTCTGGGTTTTCCGAGGTGATTAAGCATGCCTTGATTTATGACGCGGATTATTTTTGCTTTATTGAGTCAAACATTGATGCTATTAAAGAGCGAGATCAATCAATTTTGAAAAAAATTATTCGACGTTCATGCGAAATTAAAATGGAGATTGTTTCTGCCGATGCGAAAGAAACAGGGCAGCGTGTTATTTTAAATTTTGGCCATACCATTGGACATGCTTTAGAAAAATTAAGTGATTATAGATTGTCACATGGGGAAGCTGTTGCGATAGGTATGGTTGCTGAGAGTTTTTTGTCGATGAAGCTAAAACGCTTATCCTCTGAAAATTTAAACCGCATTATGGTTTGCCTGCGAGCATTAGGGATTAACTATTATGTGCCCATACAATTTTCAAAAGATGATTTGTTGTCTGCAATGGCCAGAGACAAAAAAAATCGTCAACAAGAAAATCATTTTGTGATCCTCGAAAATATTGGAAAAATATCAGATCCTGTAGACTTTCAGTATACCTCTTCTGTTAGTGAAAAGAGCATAGAGCAGGTATATGAATTTCTTACCACCTTTCTTAAGGCTGAAGCATGATCGTCGGCATCATCTCAGAAACAGCGATTGAACATGTGCTGCCCGTGACCCAGGGTCTTGATTCGTCGGTTGAGGTGATTGAGTGGCGTTTAGATTACTTACCTGAACTTAATCTCGATGCGATACAAGCTGTTTTAGACAAAATTACCCTGCCAGTTATTTTTACGCTGCGAGCGGCGCTTAATGAAAAAACACGCTTAAAATATTTATTGCAACTTGTCGCATTAAGTCCCGCGTATATTGATATAGAGTCCCATGTGGACGATGATTTTGTTTCACAGCTTAAACAAAAAAATCCCTTGGTAAATATTATTCGCTCACTACACTATTTTTATGAAACACCCACACAACTTGATTCGATACTAGAGGCTATGCAACATCCTGATGTATCTATCTACAAACTCATCACATACGCAAAAAATAGCCTGGATAATTTGCGTGTCTTACATTGTTTGAAGAAACAGTCGAGTAAGATCTCATTAGTCATGCATTGCATGGGAGATTGTGGTCTTCCATCACGGATTCTCGGGCCCATTTTTGGCAATGTTTTTACGTATGGGGCATTGAATGCGAAATCCCCAGCGCCAGCTTGTCCATCCGTGGCAGATCTTATGGAGATTTACCGGGTTCATCGCCTAAATACAGATACAAAGGTCTACGCTTTACTGGGTGATCCCGTCGCACATAGTATTGGGCACTTGTATCACAATAAAATATTTTCTGAGAAAGAGTTTAATTGTGTGTATGTTAAATTCCAGTTGAAAGCTGAAGAGCTTCCCATGTTTTTTAAAAATATAAAAGGCTTACCTTTTTCCGGATTCAGCGTGACGATGCCACTGAAAGAAGCCGTTATTCCCTTTGTTGATGAATTGAATGAAAGCGAACAAGAAATTGGCGCAGTGAATACAATAAAAATTATCAGTGAAAAACGCTACGGGATAAACACGGATGGAGACGGGGCTTTAGATGCTATTGAGCAGCATGGTTCAGTGAAAAATAAAAGAATGTTAATCATTGGCGCAGGGGGCGCAGCTAAAGCGATTGCATATGCTGCGCATCAACGTGGCGCTGCGATCACAGTGTTGAATAGAACGCTGGTGCACGCAACAAGCTTGGCGGAAAGCCTGGGTGGCGTGGCCTACGACTTTCAGGGTTTTAAGCAATATGAGGGTAAGCCATTTAATGTGGTGATTTCTGCGGTGCCCAGTGATACAGCGTTGGATGTAACGCTATTCAATTTGATTGGCGCATATGTTTCAAAGAAGACAATCTTCATGGGGATTGATTACTTAAGTCAGCAAAGTTTGTTAAGTGAGCACATGCATGCACACGGTTGTGTGACAATCGGTCCTCGAGAAATGTTTTACCGACAGGCAGCGAGGCAGCAGGGGTGTTGGTCGAGCTGATCTCGCACAAAATGAAAATGTTTTTTAAAATAAAAAGCTTGCCTTAAGAAGTGAAAGTTTTACAATGAGAAATACATTTCTTATTGCAAATAGGGAGCCTTTGAGTGAGTGATCGCGAAAAATATGAAAGTTATGGCGACAAGCGCTTGATTCGTAATAGCACGGCTGAATTTTTAATTTTCACCAGTCAAAGTGGTGGGCAGAGCATTGAGGCGCGCTATCAAGATGAGACCATTTGGCTTTCTCAGCGGTTGATGGCAGAGCTATTTGACGTCAAAGTTCATACCATTAACGAGCATCTTAAGAATATTTTTGAGCAAAAAGAGGTCGACCCTGAGGCAACTATTCGGAAATTCCGAATAGTTCAAAAAGAAGGTGAGCGTGAGGTCTCGCGACATGTTGATTTCTATAACCTCGATGCAGTGATTTCTGTGGGCTACCGTGTTAACTCGGTTCGCGCGACGCAATTTCGTCAATGGGCAACGCAGGTCTTAAGAGAATTTTCTATTAAGGGATATGTGCTTGATAAAAAGCGTATGGAAAATGGTAGCTATCTTGGAGAAGACTATTTTGAGCATTTGCTGGAAGAAATCCGAGAAATTCGCCTAAGTGAGCGACGCTTTTATCAAAAGATCACAGATATTTATGCTACTAGCCTGGATTACAATAAGGACGCATCTACCACTAAAACATTTTTTTCCAAGATCCAGAATAAGCTGCACTTTGCGATCCATGGAAAAACTGCAGCAGAGCTCATCGTTGATAGGGCTAATAGTGAGAAAACCAATATGGGGTTAACATCTTGGGAAGGTGCACCTGCAGGCAAGATTATGAAAGCGGATGTTGCTGTTGCAAAAAATTACTTAGCACAAGAAGAGTTAACTTCACTTGGACGTATTGTGAATAGTTATCTTGATTTGGCAGAAGAACGCGCCAAACGAAAAATTCCTATGACCATGGAAGACTGGGCGAAGCGCTTAGATTTGTTTTTGGAATTTGATGATCGGGAAATTTTACAAGATAGCGGCAAGGTTACTGCAAAATTAGCAAAAGAACATGCGGAGAGCGAGTTTGAAAAATTCCGAATAGTTCAAGATCGATTATTTGAGAGTGACTTTGACAAAGTCATTAAAAAGTTAATGGATACTTGAACTTACCCCCGCACAATCAGCAGGCAGAAAATGTGCTGGTCGAGCTGATCTCGCACAGAACGCAAATGCTAAGTAAATACATAAATTATAAAATATTGCCTCATCAATAACTTGCCTCGTGCAACTAAAGTGTTACAATGGAAAAAGAAGTTTCTTTTGAGAGGGTGCCTATCAAGGGCAATATTTCATCGTTGAATGGTATGTTGACTCCAATAACCGTAATCATGCGTTTGATTATTATTCGCTGCTTAGTGTTGCTGAACGTGTGAAAGTTTTACGTTTATTTAAGCGCATCGGCGATGGGGGAAGGATACTAGATAAAACCAAGTTTCGTTCGAAGAAACGAGTACTTTACACGACAAAATAATGAGGTGTGTCATGAAAAGAAAAGTTGAG carries:
- the aroB gene encoding 3-dehydroquinate synthase; translated protein: MSDLHPIYYESPYSKILRESTLLKSVRFSAGNVVIVTDESVSELYGHELYAYFAIKTIPTKIILIPDGEQSKSRSCKQYIEDKMLEQHCGRDTVMIALGGGVVTDLAGFVAATYCRGIPVIYIPTTVIGMVDASIGGKTGINTPSGKNLLGTFTLPKAVFIDPKYLETLPEREYLSGFSEVIKHALIYDADYFCFIESNIDAIKERDQSILKKIIRRSCEIKMEIVSADAKETGQRVILNFGHTIGHALEKLSDYRLSHGEAVAIGMVAESFLSMKLKRLSSENLNRIMVCLRALGINYYVPIQFSKDDLLSAMARDKKNRQQENHFVILENIGKISDPVDFQYTSSVSEKSIEQVYEFLTTFLKAEA
- the aroE gene encoding shikimate biosynthesis protein AroDE, with the protein product MIVGIISETAIEHVLPVTQGLDSSVEVIEWRLDYLPELNLDAIQAVLDKITLPVIFTLRAALNEKTRLKYLLQLVALSPAYIDIESHVDDDFVSQLKQKNPLVNIIRSLHYFYETPTQLDSILEAMQHPDVSIYKLITYAKNSLDNLRVLHCLKKQSSKISLVMHCMGDCGLPSRILGPIFGNVFTYGALNAKSPAPACPSVADLMEIYRVHRLNTDTKVYALLGDPVAHSIGHLYHNKIFSEKEFNCVYVKFQLKAEELPMFFKNIKGLPFSGFSVTMPLKEAVIPFVDELNESEQEIGAVNTIKIISEKRYGINTDGDGALDAIEQHGSVKNKRMLIIGAGGAAKAIAYAAHQRGAAITVLNRTLVHATSLAESLGGVAYDFQGFKQYEGKPFNVVISAVPSDTALDVTLFNLIGAYVSKKTIFMGIDYLSQQSLLSEHMHAHGCVTIGPREMFYRQAARQQGCWSS
- a CDS encoding toxin Fic, translated to MSDREKYESYGDKRLIRNSTAEFLIFTSQSGGQSIEARYQDETIWLSQRLMAELFDVKVHTINEHLKNIFEQKEVDPEATIRKFRIVQKEGEREVSRHVDFYNLDAVISVGYRVNSVRATQFRQWATQVLREFSIKGYVLDKKRMENGSYLGEDYFEHLLEEIREIRLSERRFYQKITDIYATSLDYNKDASTTKTFFSKIQNKLHFAIHGKTAAELIVDRANSEKTNMGLTSWEGAPAGKIMKADVAVAKNYLAQEELTSLGRIVNSYLDLAEERAKRKIPMTMEDWAKRLDLFLEFDDREILQDSGKVTAKLAKEHAESEFEKFRIVQDRLFESDFDKVIKKLMDT